AAAGGAGGGAGATACCGTCATCTACGTCGACCTCGGAGACCATATCGCGCTTCTACCGTCTCCGAAAGACCCGCTTAAGATATTGGCCGGTTTGAAGATCGATGTCGAAGAAACGGTTTACGAGATGAAGAAAGAGGCCCTTAAGTCCGCTCAGGAGCTGGTAGACCGGAAGCTCGGAAGGTGATTCCTATCCTCATAGAGTCAGACCTCATAATGGCATTTGTTAAAAAAGAGGATAGGCTCCGACCTATAGCAGAAAAGATACTCACCCAGATACATATGGGGAAAATTAAGGGCGTTTATGCATCTGCCGCCAC
This portion of the Candidatus Bathyarchaeota archaeon genome encodes:
- a CDS encoding AbrB/MazE/SpoVT family DNA-binding domain-containing protein, encoding MAYEVKVTRQGQTTIPKALREKYRIKEGDTVIYVDLGDHIALLPSPKDPLKILAGLKIDVEETVYEMKKEALKSAQELVDRKLGR